One Vanessa cardui chromosome 23, ilVanCard2.1, whole genome shotgun sequence DNA segment encodes these proteins:
- the LOC124539612 gene encoding uncharacterized protein LOC124539612 gives MCFLKSLHICQCPYSIEYSLDMKKVGRSPLDAIGYKAKCCGFVSLKTAAIVIAVITMIWAALEIQMADKIIGDIFSDRNSSIFFYSKLMYACSAAFLMLACGILLIGVVMTKSIIINIFVCYAFIFNIITIALNIAGFILKVVTLEKKLLKQTLKFMGSLFWNFLTK, from the exons atgtgttttttaaaatc cTTGCACATTTGCCAATGCCCGTATTCGATAGAATATTCTCTTGATATGAAGAAGGTAGGCCGTTCGCCTCTTGACGCTATCGGATACAAGGCGAAGTGCTGTGGCTTTGTGTCGTTGAAGACTGCAGCCATTGTTATAGCTGTGATCACTATG aTCTGGGCTGCGCTCGAAATACAGATGGCGGATAAAATTATAGGGGATATATTTAGTGATAGAAATAGTTCAATATTCTTCTACAGCAAGTTGATGTATGCATGTAGTGCTGCTTTTCTGATGTTAGCTTGTGGCATCCTATTGATAGGTGTGGTGATG ACGAAGTCcatcatcataaatatattcgtatgttatgcatttattttcaatataataacaattgctCTGAACATTGCTGGGTTCATTTTAAAAGTCGTTACATTGGAAAAGAAGTTACTAAAGCAAACATTGAAATTCATGGGATCGCTTTTTTGGAATTTTC TTACAAAATAG